The following coding sequences lie in one Salarias fasciatus chromosome 7 unlocalized genomic scaffold, fSalaFa1.1 super_scaffold_4, whole genome shotgun sequence genomic window:
- the esm1 gene encoding endothelial cell-specific molecule 1, which produces MSFLLITVLSSLAVHRAEAWGASVKYAVNCPDRCNPERCGGTQRCARTVLDDCGCCQVCAAGRGEHCYRTVSGMHGVKCGPGLFCEFYKDEDDYGDEYGICKDCLYGTYGVECRKTCNCKGGICDRENGACLTLSFFAKIASKLKTEPQTGTEVGSGEISTVHNTDQLTDRSTAPKRLNPR; this is translated from the exons ATGTCCTTTCTGCTCATCACGGTGTTGTCCTCCCTCGCGGTGCACCGTGCCGAGGCGTGGGGCGCCAGCGTCAAGTATGCGGTGAACTGCCCGGATCGGTGCAACCCGGAGCGGTGCGGCGGGACGCAGCGGTGCGCACGGACCGTCCTGGACGACTGCGGCTGTTGCCAGGTCTGCGCAGCCGGCAGAGGGGAGCACTGCTACCGCACGGTGTCGGGGATGCACGGGGTGAAGTGCGGACCGGGATTATTCTGCGAGTTCTACAAGGACGAAGACGATTACGGGGATGAATATGGAATATGCAAAG aCTGCTTGTACGGAACCTATGGAGTTGAGTGCCGAAAGACATGCAATTGCAAAGGAGGCATATGTGACAGGGAGAATGGAGCATGTCTCACCCTCTCCTTCTTTGCCAAAATCGCCAGCAAGCTCAAGACTGAACCCCAAACAG GGACCGAGGTGGGCTCAGGAGAAATCAGCACAGTCCACAACACGGATCAGCTCACAGACAGATCCACTGCTCCAAAGCGGCTTAACCCTCGCTGA